The DNA region GATGACGGATTCGCTGCGTACGGCGATGACGACGACCATCCGGGCGGTCTCGACGCGATAGCGCCAGGAGCCGTTCTCGCGCTCGCCCGCACGAACGACACCGCCGCGGAGGACGTTGATAGCGTCGCCCGTCGTCTTCCGGTCCTTCTCCAGCTCACCGCAAGCATGCCTTGAGAAGGACACTGTCCCAGTGGCAAGGGCCTCCCGGATGATGCGCCGAAGCGCATCGGGCGCGACCGGCTCAGCGAGCACAGATACCGTACCACGCATTGCGGTAACCGCAAGTACCGGCTGTGCGATGCGACGGTTTTTGGCGCAGAATCAGGCACCGCGGTTCTGCCGTAGGCGCGCACAAAGCAGCGTCGCCTCGGCGGTGCGTGGCCTCCGACCGCCCGCGGAGTGCGGAATCGAGCCCGGGCCCATGCCAGCGACGTGAGCAGACTAGCGAGAGCACCACCACGTGCTCGCCGGCGACCATGCAGGACTCTTCGGCGGGGCCGTTGGAGACGTTGCGTGGCCGGGCGAAGAAAGAAGGAGGTGCAGGCTGCGGCTGGAGCCTGAGGCTCCGCAAGAGGGCAGAGGCTGAGCGAGGGGCCAGAAGGACGAGGCGCACCGCAGCAGTGGCTCCGCGCGTTGCGCGCCACCTACAATCGCATCCGCCACCGGGAGGACGAGCCATGAGCATGATCGGAAACTTTCGACGAGTGCCGGACGCGCGGCTCCTGGCTCTGCTGGAGGACCCCGAGTCGGTCGTCGACTTTTTGGACGAACAAGGCTTCTCCGACCTCGACGTCGACAAGGCGTGGCACGGGCTCCACTACCTCTTCACCGGGACCGCCTGGGAGGGGAGCGCGCCACTCAACTTCCTCGTCGCGGGCGGGCGGCCAGTCGGCGACGTGGATGTTGGCTACGGACCAGCGCGCGCCTTCCTGAACGCCGAGGTGCGCGAACTCGTTGGCGCCCTGGCCCCGCTCACGCCAGAGGTGCTGGCGGAACGTTTCAACCCTGCCGCCATGACGCACCTCGAGATCTACCCGGACGTGTGGAGCCGGGACGCGGAGCGCGACGAGAACCTGAAGTACCTCCTGGGCTACTTCGTGGACCTGAAGGAGTTCATCGAAGGTGGCGCCAAGAGCGGCGAGGGGCTGCTGGTGTTCTTGACCTGAGCGTTCACGCAGAGGCGAAAAGGCGCGCGACGCGGGCGCCCTCCGTCACCCTTCGGCGAAGACCTCTGCGACGGTCGCTGCCGTTGCCGCCTTGCGAATCCAGCGCGTGAGCACAGCGTCGTCGTTGCAGGCGGCGATCGTCTCTTGCTCCGCGGGGGAAACGGCGAGAC from Myxococcales bacterium includes:
- a CDS encoding YfbM family protein translates to MSMIGNFRRVPDARLLALLEDPESVVDFLDEQGFSDLDVDKAWHGLHYLFTGTAWEGSAPLNFLVAGGRPVGDVDVGYGPARAFLNAEVRELVGALAPLTPEVLAERFNPAAMTHLEIYPDVWSRDAERDENLKYLLGYFVDLKEFIEGGAKSGEGLLVFLT